The Pseudomonas sp. DG56-2 genome contains a region encoding:
- a CDS encoding response regulator transcription factor: MIRVLVAEDHTIVREGIKQLIGLAKDMQVAGEAANGEQLLETLRHTDCEVVLLDISMPGVNGLEAIPRIRALNNPPAILVLSMHDEAQMAARALKVGAAGYATKDSDPALLLTAIRRVAGGGRYIDPDLADRMVFEVGLTDSRPLHSLLSEREFSVFERLAQGANVNDIAQQLALSNKTISTHKARLMQKLNVNSLAELVKYAMEHKLL, encoded by the coding sequence GTGATTCGAGTTCTGGTTGCCGAAGACCACACCATTGTCCGTGAAGGCATCAAGCAACTGATTGGGCTGGCCAAGGACATGCAGGTAGCAGGGGAGGCCGCTAACGGTGAACAACTGCTGGAAACCCTGCGTCATACCGACTGTGAAGTCGTGCTGCTGGATATTTCCATGCCGGGGGTCAATGGCCTTGAGGCGATTCCGCGTATACGTGCGTTGAACAATCCCCCAGCGATCCTGGTGCTGTCGATGCACGACGAAGCCCAGATGGCCGCGCGGGCGCTGAAGGTGGGTGCCGCAGGCTACGCCACCAAGGACAGCGACCCGGCGCTGTTGCTGACTGCGATTCGGCGGGTCGCTGGGGGCGGGCGATACATCGATCCGGACTTGGCCGACCGCATGGTCTTCGAAGTCGGATTGACTGACTCCCGGCCATTGCACTCTCTGCTGTCGGAGCGAGAGTTCTCGGTATTCGAGCGCCTGGCCCAGGGCGCTAATGTCAACGACATCGCCCAGCAACTGGCGTTAAGCAACAAGACCATCAGCACCCATAAGGCGCGTCTGATGCAGAAGCTCAATGTGAACTCGCTGGCGGAGCTGGTGAAGTACGCCATGGAGCATAAGCTGCTCTGA
- a CDS encoding ABC transporter ATP-binding protein, which yields MSEVNSSAAAGEVLVSFRGVQKSYDGESLIVKDLNLDIRKGEFLTLLGPSGSGKTTSLMMLAGFETPTAGEIQLAGRSINNVPPHKRDIGMVFQNYALFPHMTVAENLAFPLSVRNLSKTDISERVKRVLNMVQLDAFAKRYPGQLSGGQQQRVALARALVFEPQLVLMDEPLGALDKQLREHMQMEIKHLHQRLGVTVVYVTHDQGEALTMSDRVAVFHQGEIQQIADPRTLYEEPKNTFVANFIGENNRINGRLISQDGERCLVQLPRGEKVEALAVNIGQSGEPVTLSIRPERVRLNGHSESCVNRFSGRVAEFIYLGDHVRVRLEVCGKADFFVKQPIAELDPALAVGDVVPLGWEVEHARALDPILEAN from the coding sequence ATGAGTGAGGTGAATTCGAGCGCTGCAGCCGGCGAAGTGCTGGTCAGCTTCCGTGGTGTGCAGAAGAGCTACGACGGCGAATCGCTGATCGTCAAAGACCTCAATCTGGATATTCGCAAAGGCGAGTTCCTCACCTTGCTCGGCCCCTCCGGCTCCGGCAAGACCACCAGCCTGATGATGCTCGCAGGTTTTGAAACGCCCACCGCCGGAGAAATCCAACTGGCAGGTCGCTCGATCAACAATGTGCCGCCGCACAAGCGTGACATCGGCATGGTGTTCCAGAACTACGCATTGTTTCCGCACATGACCGTGGCCGAGAACCTGGCCTTCCCGTTGAGTGTGCGCAACTTGAGCAAAACCGACATCAGCGAACGCGTCAAACGCGTGCTGAACATGGTTCAGCTTGATGCCTTCGCCAAACGCTACCCCGGTCAACTGTCGGGTGGCCAGCAACAGCGTGTGGCCCTGGCCCGGGCACTGGTGTTCGAACCGCAATTGGTGCTGATGGATGAACCGCTCGGTGCGCTCGACAAGCAACTGCGTGAACACATGCAGATGGAGATCAAGCACCTGCACCAGCGCCTCGGTGTCACTGTGGTCTATGTGACCCATGATCAGGGCGAAGCGCTGACTATGTCTGACCGTGTAGCGGTTTTCCATCAAGGTGAGATTCAGCAGATCGCCGACCCGCGCACCCTTTATGAAGAGCCGAAGAACACCTTCGTCGCCAACTTCATCGGTGAAAACAACCGTATCAATGGCCGCCTGATCAGTCAGGACGGAGAGCGTTGTCTGGTGCAGCTTCCTCGCGGTGAGAAGGTCGAAGCGCTGGCCGTCAACATCGGTCAGAGCGGTGAGCCCGTCACCCTTTCCATTCGCCCCGAGCGTGTACGCCTGAACGGTCATAGCGAGAGCTGTGTTAACCGATTCTCTGGTCGGGTCGCCGAATTCATCTACCTGGGCGACCACGTACGGGTCCGTCTGGAAGTGTGCGGCAAGGCCGATTTCTTCGTGAAACAGCCTATTGCCGAACTCGACCCGGCCCTGGCCGTGGGCGATGTGGTACCGCTTGGCTGGGAAGTGGAGCACGCCCGCGCGCTTGATCCGATTCTGGAAGCCAATTGA
- a CDS encoding ABC transporter substrate-binding protein: MLKHLKLTALTLGLFAAGQAMAAADLTVISFGGANKAAQTKAFYEPWEKAGNGKIVAGEYNGEMAKIKAMVDTKSVSWNLVEVESPELARGCDEGMFEELDPALFGDEADYVPGAIQPCGVGFFVWSTVMAYNADKLKTAPTSWADFWDTKQFPGKRGLRKGAKYTLEFALMADGVAPKDVYKVLGTKEGQDRAFKKLDELKPSIQWWEAGAQPPQYLASGDVVMSSAYNGRIAAVQKESNLKVVWNGGIYDFDAWAIPKGAKNAEDAKKFIAFSVNPEQQKTYSQNIAYGPANSKAVSLLSDEVKKDMPTTPENIANQVQIDVAFWADNSEQLEQRFNAWAAK; the protein is encoded by the coding sequence ATGCTCAAACACTTGAAGTTGACCGCTCTGACGCTGGGGCTGTTTGCAGCGGGCCAGGCCATGGCAGCGGCTGATCTGACCGTGATCTCTTTCGGCGGCGCCAACAAGGCCGCCCAGACCAAGGCATTTTACGAGCCGTGGGAAAAGGCGGGCAACGGCAAGATCGTTGCTGGCGAATACAACGGTGAAATGGCCAAGATCAAAGCCATGGTCGATACCAAGAGCGTGTCCTGGAACCTGGTTGAAGTCGAGTCTCCAGAGTTGGCCCGCGGTTGCGATGAAGGGATGTTCGAAGAGCTCGATCCGGCGCTGTTCGGTGACGAGGCAGATTATGTTCCTGGTGCGATTCAGCCCTGTGGCGTCGGCTTCTTCGTTTGGTCCACCGTCATGGCCTACAACGCTGACAAACTGAAAACCGCTCCGACCAGTTGGGCCGATTTCTGGGACACCAAGCAGTTCCCAGGTAAGCGTGGGCTGCGCAAGGGCGCCAAGTACACGTTGGAGTTTGCCTTGATGGCTGACGGCGTTGCGCCAAAGGATGTCTACAAGGTGCTCGGTACCAAAGAAGGCCAGGACCGCGCTTTCAAGAAACTCGATGAACTCAAGCCCAGCATCCAGTGGTGGGAAGCAGGGGCGCAACCGCCTCAGTATCTAGCCTCGGGTGATGTGGTCATGAGCTCGGCCTATAACGGCCGGATCGCCGCCGTGCAGAAAGAAAGCAACCTGAAAGTGGTGTGGAACGGTGGCATCTACGACTTTGATGCCTGGGCCATTCCAAAAGGTGCGAAGAACGCTGAAGACGCGAAGAAATTCATCGCCTTCTCGGTCAACCCTGAGCAACAGAAGACCTACTCGCAAAACATTGCCTACGGTCCGGCCAACTCCAAAGCGGTGAGCCTGCTCTCCGACGAGGTCAAGAAAGACATGCCGACCACCCCGGAAAACATCGCCAACCAGGTGCAGATCGATGTCGCCTTCTGGGCTGACAACAGTGAGCAGCTGGAACAACGCTTCAACGCCTGGGCTGCCAAGTAA
- a CDS encoding ABC transporter permease yields MAIAVPLNEGAGSTLKQRLARAERVNRWKAQALIAPLALFLLLIFLVPIAALLYKSVGNPEVVTGLPQTVAAVEQWDGKGLPGESVYKALSEDLGQARKNQTLGDTSKRLNMELAGYRSLLAKTARALPFKTEPASYKEALQELDERWGDPAYWQAIRRNTSSVTPFYLLAAVDHRIDDLGELAKATPDQSIYLDIFTRTLWMGFVITAICLVLAYPLAYLLANLPTRQSNLLMILVLLPFWTSILVRVAAWIVLLQSGGLINSALMALGIIDKPLELVFNRTGVYISMVHILLPFMILPIYSVMKGISPTYMRAAISLGCHPFTSFWRVYFPQTYAGVGAGCLLVFILAIGYYITPALLGSPNDQMVSYFVAFYTNTSINWGMATALGGLLLLATVILYLIYSWLVGASRLRLS; encoded by the coding sequence ATGGCCATCGCAGTGCCCCTGAATGAAGGCGCCGGTTCCACCCTCAAGCAGCGTCTGGCGCGTGCCGAGCGGGTCAACCGCTGGAAGGCGCAAGCCCTGATCGCACCGCTGGCGCTGTTCCTGCTGCTGATTTTTCTGGTGCCCATCGCCGCGCTGCTCTACAAAAGCGTCGGCAACCCGGAAGTTGTCACTGGCTTGCCGCAGACCGTTGCAGCCGTTGAGCAGTGGGACGGCAAAGGGCTGCCAGGTGAGTCGGTGTACAAGGCATTGAGTGAAGACCTGGGGCAGGCGCGCAAGAACCAGACCCTTGGCGATACGTCCAAACGTCTTAACATGGAGCTCGCCGGCTATCGCAGCCTGCTGGCGAAAACCGCCCGCGCCTTGCCGTTCAAGACCGAGCCGGCTTCCTATAAAGAAGCGCTGCAGGAGTTGGATGAGCGTTGGGGGGATCCGGCCTATTGGCAGGCTATTCGCCGTAACACCAGTAGCGTCACACCGTTCTATCTGCTGGCGGCGGTGGACCACCGCATCGACGACCTCGGCGAGTTGGCCAAGGCTACGCCGGACCAGTCCATCTACCTGGATATTTTCACCCGGACTCTGTGGATGGGCTTCGTTATCACCGCAATCTGCCTGGTGTTGGCCTATCCGCTGGCGTACTTGCTCGCCAACCTGCCGACTCGGCAAAGCAACTTGTTGATGATTCTGGTGCTGCTGCCGTTCTGGACATCGATCCTTGTGCGGGTTGCGGCCTGGATTGTGCTGCTGCAGTCGGGCGGTCTTATCAATAGTGCATTGATGGCTCTGGGTATCATCGACAAACCACTGGAACTGGTGTTCAACCGCACCGGTGTGTACATCTCCATGGTTCACATTCTGCTGCCTTTCATGATTCTGCCGATCTACAGCGTAATGAAAGGGATCTCACCCACGTACATGCGTGCAGCAATCTCCCTGGGATGCCACCCCTTCACCAGCTTCTGGCGGGTGTACTTCCCGCAGACCTACGCCGGCGTAGGTGCGGGCTGTCTGCTGGTGTTCATCCTGGCCATCGGCTACTACATCACCCCGGCGTTGCTCGGCAGTCCGAATGACCAGATGGTCAGCTACTTCGTGGCGTTCTATACCAACACCAGCATCAACTGGGGCATGGCTACCGCGCTGGGTGGCCTGTTGCTGCTCGCCACCGTCATTCTGTACCTGATCTATAGCTGGCTGGTCGGCGCCAGCCGTCTGCGTCTGAGCTGA
- a CDS encoding ABC transporter permease produces MLSPYMSPVERVWFYSLRILCGLILLFLVLPVLVIIPLSFNSGSFLVYPLQGFSLQWYHDFFASAEWMRALKNSIIVAPAATVLAMIFGTLASIGLTRGDFPGKPLIMALVISPMVVPVVIIGVASYLFFAPLGLGNSFISLILVHAVLGVPFVIITVSATLQGFNYNLVRAAASLGASPVTTFRRVTLPLIAPGVISGALFAFATSFDEVVVTLFLAGPEQATLPRQMFSGIRENLSPTIAAAATLLIAFSVLLLLTLEWLRGRSEKLRTQQPG; encoded by the coding sequence ATGCTGAGTCCTTACATGTCGCCCGTCGAGCGGGTCTGGTTCTACAGCTTGCGCATCCTTTGCGGGCTGATCCTGTTGTTCCTGGTGTTGCCGGTTCTGGTGATCATTCCGCTGTCTTTCAACTCTGGCAGCTTCCTGGTCTATCCACTGCAGGGCTTTTCCCTGCAGTGGTACCACGACTTCTTCGCCTCGGCCGAGTGGATGCGGGCCCTGAAGAACAGCATTATCGTCGCCCCGGCGGCGACCGTGCTGGCGATGATCTTCGGTACCCTGGCTTCGATCGGCCTGACCCGGGGCGATTTCCCCGGCAAACCGCTGATCATGGCGCTGGTCATTTCCCCGATGGTGGTGCCTGTGGTGATTATCGGCGTGGCCAGCTATCTGTTCTTTGCTCCGCTGGGCCTGGGTAACAGCTTCATTTCGCTGATTCTGGTGCATGCGGTACTGGGTGTACCGTTTGTCATCATCACCGTTTCGGCGACGTTGCAGGGCTTCAACTACAACCTTGTGCGTGCGGCAGCCAGCCTCGGCGCTTCCCCCGTTACCACTTTTCGCCGCGTAACTTTGCCGTTGATTGCTCCTGGGGTGATCTCTGGCGCCTTGTTCGCTTTTGCCACCTCGTTCGATGAAGTGGTTGTGACGCTGTTCCTGGCCGGCCCTGAACAGGCGACCTTGCCTCGGCAGATGTTCAGCGGCATTCGCGAGAACCTCAGTCCGACCATCGCCGCGGCGGCAACCCTGTTGATCGCATTTTCGGTGCTGCTGCTGCTGACCCTCGAATGGCTGCGTGGGCGTAGTGAAAAACTGCGTACTCAGCAGCCCGGTTGA
- the rpe gene encoding ribulose-phosphate 3-epimerase: MQPYAIAPSILSADFARLGEEVDNVLAAGADIVHFDVMDNHYVPNLTIGPMVCTALRKYGVSAPIDVHLMVSPVDRIIGDFIDAGASFITFHPEATLHIDRSLQLIRDGGCKAGLVFNPATPLDSLKYVMDKVDMILLMSVNPGFGGQKFIPGTLDKLREARALIDASGRDIRLEIDGGVNVNNIREIAAAGADTFVAGSAIFNTPDYQEVIAKMRAELALARP, from the coding sequence ATGCAGCCCTACGCTATTGCCCCCTCCATTCTTTCTGCCGATTTCGCCCGCCTGGGTGAGGAAGTCGACAATGTGCTGGCCGCTGGTGCCGACATTGTTCACTTCGATGTGATGGACAACCACTACGTTCCCAACCTGACCATCGGCCCTATGGTCTGCACCGCACTGCGCAAGTACGGGGTTAGCGCGCCGATCGACGTGCACCTGATGGTCAGCCCGGTCGACCGTATCATCGGCGATTTCATCGACGCAGGTGCCAGTTTCATTACCTTCCATCCGGAAGCTACCCTGCACATCGATCGTTCACTACAGTTGATTCGTGACGGCGGTTGCAAGGCTGGTCTGGTGTTCAATCCGGCAACCCCGCTCGACTCCCTCAAGTACGTGATGGACAAGGTCGACATGATCCTGTTGATGAGCGTCAACCCAGGCTTTGGCGGTCAGAAGTTCATTCCCGGCACCCTCGACAAGCTGCGCGAAGCCCGTGCGCTGATCGACGCCAGCGGCCGCGATATCCGCCTCGAGATCGACGGCGGAGTGAATGTGAACAACATTCGCGAAATCGCTGCTGCTGGTGCCGATACCTTCGTTGCCGGCTCGGCGATCTTCAATACGCCGGACTACCAGGAGGTTATCGCCAAAATGCGTGCCGAACTGGCCCTGGCTCGCCCATGA
- a CDS encoding phosphoglycolate phosphatase — translation MSGFEQLFPGALPRLVMFDLDGTLIDSVPDLAAAVDRMLLEMGRKPAGLEAVRHWVGNGAPVLVRRALAGGLDDTAVDEDEAEKGLELFMQAYADNHELTVVYPGVRDTLKWLHKQGVEMALITNKPERFVAPLLDQMKIGRYFRWIIGGDTLPQKKPDPAALLFVMKMAGVSAEQALFVGDSRSDVLAAKAAGVKCVGLTYGYNHGRPISDEAPCLVIDDLRALLPGCLDAATGITLTDVHSPKDRDSIVAVTSKLWMKVIKALARWRWRA, via the coding sequence ATGAGTGGCTTCGAGCAGCTTTTCCCCGGGGCGCTGCCCAGGCTGGTCATGTTCGATCTGGACGGTACCCTGATCGATTCGGTTCCAGATCTGGCTGCGGCGGTGGATCGAATGCTGCTCGAAATGGGGCGTAAGCCCGCAGGCCTGGAGGCCGTGCGCCACTGGGTTGGAAACGGTGCCCCAGTGCTTGTGCGTCGGGCCCTGGCGGGTGGCCTGGACGATACCGCCGTCGATGAGGACGAAGCAGAGAAAGGCCTGGAGCTGTTCATGCAGGCCTATGCTGACAATCACGAACTGACGGTGGTTTATCCCGGGGTGAGGGACACGCTCAAATGGCTGCATAAGCAGGGCGTGGAAATGGCCCTGATTACCAACAAGCCGGAGCGCTTCGTTGCGCCGTTGCTCGATCAAATGAAGATTGGCCGTTACTTTCGCTGGATCATCGGTGGCGACACCCTGCCACAGAAAAAGCCTGACCCGGCAGCCTTGCTGTTTGTCATGAAAATGGCCGGCGTGTCCGCCGAGCAAGCTTTGTTTGTCGGTGACTCGCGCAGCGATGTATTGGCGGCCAAGGCCGCTGGAGTCAAGTGCGTAGGTCTGACCTATGGTTACAACCATGGGCGCCCGATCAGCGATGAAGCTCCTTGCCTGGTTATTGATGACCTGCGCGCGCTGTTGCCTGGTTGCTTAGATGCGGCCACTGGGATAACGTTGACGGACGTTCATTCCCCCAAAGATAGAGATTCCATCGTGGCGGTTACCAGCAAACTCTGGATGAAAGTCATCAAGGCCTTGGCCCGTTGGCGTTGGCGCGCCTGA
- the trpE gene encoding anthranilate synthase component I, with protein MTREEFLRLAAAGYNRIPLACETLADFDTPLSIYLKLADQPNSYLLESVQGGEKWGRYSIIGLPCRTVLRVHDHQVRITHDGVEIERHDVDDPLAFVEAFKERYNVPTIAGLPRFNGGLVGYFGYDCVRYVEKRLGKCPNPDPLGVPDILLMVSDAVVVFDNLAGKMHAIVLVDPAQEQAYESGLQRLEGLLEQLRQPITPRRGLELGGPQAAEPTFRSSFTQNDYERAVDTIKEYILAGDCMQVVPSQRMSIDFKAAPIDLYRALRCFNPTPYMYFFNFGDFHVVGSSPEVLVRVEDNLVTVRPIAGTRPRGATEEADRALEEDLLSDDKEIAEHLMLIDLGRNDAGRVSTTGTVKVTEKMVIERYSNVMHIVSNVTGELKEGLSAMDALRAILPAGTLSGAPKIRAMEIIDELEPVKRGVYGGAVGYFAWNGNMDTAIAIRTAVIKDGELHVQAGGGIVADSVPALEWEETINKRRAMFRAVALAEQTPRS; from the coding sequence ATGACCCGCGAAGAGTTCCTGCGCCTGGCTGCTGCCGGCTACAACCGTATTCCTCTGGCCTGCGAGACGCTGGCCGATTTCGACACGCCGCTGTCGATCTACCTGAAACTGGCTGATCAACCTAACTCCTACCTGCTCGAGTCTGTGCAGGGCGGTGAGAAGTGGGGGCGTTACTCGATTATTGGCTTGCCCTGCCGCACAGTCTTGCGCGTGCATGACCATCAAGTACGAATCACCCATGATGGCGTAGAGATCGAGCGTCACGACGTGGACGATCCGTTGGCCTTTGTCGAGGCCTTCAAGGAACGCTACAACGTACCGACCATTGCCGGTTTGCCGCGCTTCAACGGTGGCCTGGTGGGTTACTTCGGCTATGACTGTGTACGCTACGTAGAGAAGCGTCTGGGCAAGTGCCCGAATCCTGACCCGCTGGGTGTTCCAGACATTTTGCTGATGGTTTCCGACGCCGTCGTGGTGTTCGATAACCTGGCGGGCAAGATGCACGCCATTGTGCTGGTCGACCCAGCCCAGGAACAGGCTTACGAAAGCGGCCTGCAGCGTTTGGAAGGCTTGCTTGAACAACTGCGTCAGCCGATTACTCCGCGTCGCGGCCTGGAGCTGGGTGGTCCGCAAGCGGCTGAGCCGACGTTCCGCTCCAGTTTTACCCAGAACGACTATGAGCGTGCAGTCGATACCATCAAGGAATACATCCTGGCGGGCGATTGCATGCAGGTCGTGCCCTCTCAACGGATGTCTATCGACTTCAAGGCAGCGCCGATTGATCTCTATCGCGCTCTGCGTTGTTTCAACCCGACACCCTATATGTACTTCTTCAACTTTGGCGACTTCCATGTCGTCGGCAGTTCACCTGAAGTGTTGGTAAGGGTCGAAGACAACCTCGTTACTGTTCGTCCCATCGCAGGCACTCGCCCACGTGGTGCAACTGAAGAGGCAGATCGGGCGCTTGAAGAAGACTTGTTGTCGGACGACAAGGAAATCGCCGAGCACCTGATGCTGATTGACCTGGGCCGCAATGATGCTGGTCGCGTGTCCACCACCGGCACCGTGAAGGTCACCGAGAAGATGGTGATCGAGCGTTATTCCAACGTTATGCACATCGTTTCCAACGTTACCGGTGAACTGAAGGAAGGCCTCAGCGCCATGGATGCGCTGCGCGCAATCTTGCCTGCGGGCACCTTGTCCGGGGCGCCAAAGATTCGCGCGATGGAAATCATCGATGAACTTGAACCGGTCAAACGCGGTGTGTACGGCGGTGCGGTCGGTTACTTCGCCTGGAATGGCAATATGGACACAGCAATCGCGATTCGCACTGCGGTCATCAAGGATGGCGAGCTGCATGTACAGGCCGGCGGCGGCATTGTTGCCGACTCGGTACCTGCACTGGAATGGGAAGAGACCATCAACAAGCGCCGGGCGATGTTCCGGGCCGTAGCGCTGGCGGAACAGACGCCACGCAGCTAA
- a CDS encoding aminodeoxychorismate/anthranilate synthase component II yields the protein MLLMIDNYDSFTYNVVQYLGELGAEVKVIRNDELTIAQIEALNPERIVVSPGPCTPTEAGVSIDAILHFAGKLPILGVCLGHQSIGQAFGGDVVRARQVMHGKTSPVFHKDLGVFAGLNNPLTVTRYHSLVVKRETLPECLELTAWTALEDGSVDEIMGLRHKTLNIEGVQFHPESILTEQGHELFANFLKQTGGHR from the coding sequence ATGCTACTGATGATCGACAACTATGACTCCTTCACCTACAACGTCGTGCAGTACCTTGGCGAGTTGGGTGCAGAGGTCAAAGTCATTCGCAATGATGAATTGACCATTGCTCAAATCGAAGCCCTGAACCCCGAGCGCATAGTGGTTTCCCCGGGCCCGTGCACGCCGACCGAAGCCGGTGTCTCCATCGACGCCATTCTGCACTTTGCAGGCAAACTGCCGATTCTTGGCGTATGCCTGGGTCACCAGTCAATCGGCCAGGCCTTTGGCGGCGACGTAGTGCGTGCCCGCCAGGTAATGCACGGCAAGACCAGCCCAGTTTTTCACAAGGATCTGGGCGTATTTGCAGGCCTGAATAATCCGTTGACTGTAACTCGCTACCATTCATTGGTGGTCAAGCGCGAAACCCTGCCCGAGTGCCTTGAGCTTACCGCCTGGACTGCGCTGGAAGATGGCTCGGTCGACGAGATCATGGGCTTGCGACACAAGACACTGAATATAGAAGGGGTGCAGTTTCACCCTGAGTCGATTCTTACCGAGCAGGGCCACGAGCTGTTCGCCAACTTCCTCAAACAGACCGGCGGCCACCGCTAA
- the trpD gene encoding anthranilate phosphoribosyltransferase — protein sequence MDIKSALGRIVGHLDLSTEEMRDVMREIMTGQCSEAQIGAFMMGMRMKSESIDEIVGAVSVMRELADKVELNTLDQVVDVVGTGGDGANIFNVSTASAFVVAASGCTVAKHGNRAVSGKSGSADLLEAAGIYLNLTPVQVARCIDSVGIGFMFAQTHHKAMKYAAAPRRDLGLRTLFNMLGPLTNPAGVKHQVVGVFTQALCRPLAEVLQRLGSKHVLVVHSKDGLDEFSLAAPTFVAELRNDQITEYWVEPEDLGMKSQSLHGLAVESPEKSLELIRDALGRRKTENGQKAAEMIVLNAGAALYAADHAMSLKQGVELAHDALHTGLAREKLEELGAFTAVFKLENEG from the coding sequence ATGGATATCAAGAGCGCCCTTGGCCGTATTGTCGGTCATCTGGATTTGAGCACCGAAGAGATGCGCGATGTAATGCGCGAAATCATGACCGGCCAGTGCAGTGAAGCGCAGATCGGTGCGTTCATGATGGGCATGCGCATGAAAAGCGAAAGCATCGACGAAATCGTTGGCGCGGTCTCGGTAATGCGGGAACTGGCTGACAAGGTTGAACTCAACACGCTCGACCAGGTGGTTGATGTTGTTGGTACTGGTGGTGACGGTGCGAACATCTTCAACGTATCTACAGCTTCAGCTTTTGTTGTTGCCGCTTCCGGCTGCACGGTGGCCAAGCATGGTAACCGCGCTGTTTCGGGAAAGAGCGGCAGCGCTGACCTGCTTGAGGCGGCTGGTATTTACTTGAACCTGACGCCCGTGCAGGTTGCACGTTGTATCGACAGCGTTGGTATCGGGTTCATGTTTGCCCAGACCCACCACAAAGCAATGAAATATGCCGCTGCGCCGCGTCGAGACCTTGGCCTGCGCACGCTTTTCAACATGCTTGGCCCGCTTACGAATCCGGCCGGTGTGAAGCATCAGGTGGTCGGCGTATTTACCCAGGCCTTGTGCCGGCCGCTGGCCGAAGTGTTGCAGCGTCTAGGTAGCAAGCATGTCTTGGTGGTGCACTCCAAGGACGGCCTGGACGAATTCAGCCTGGCAGCCCCGACTTTCGTTGCCGAACTCAGGAATGATCAAATTACCGAGTATTGGGTAGAGCCCGAAGATCTTGGTATGAAAAGCCAAAGTTTGCATGGCCTGGCAGTGGAAAGCCCGGAGAAATCCCTGGAATTGATTCGCGATGCCTTGGGGCGCCGCAAGACCGAGAACGGGCAGAAGGCTGCGGAAATGATCGTGCTCAATGCCGGCGCCGCGCTTTATGCCGCAGACCATGCCATGAGTCTCAAGCAAGGTGTCGAGTTGGCCCATGACGCACTGCATACTGGGCTTGCTCGGGAAAAACTCGAAGAACTGGGCGCTTTCACCGCCGTATTCAAGCTGGAGAATGAAGGATGA
- the trpC gene encoding indole-3-glycerol phosphate synthase TrpC: MSVPTVLENILARKVQEVAERSARVSLAELERLAAAADAPRGFANALIEQAKRKQPAVIAEIKKASPSKGVIRENFVPADIAVSYEKGGATCLSVLTDIDYFQGADVYLQQARAACKLPVIRKDFMVDPYQIVEARALGADCVLLIVSALDDVKMAELAATAKSVGLDVLVEVHDGDELERALKTLDTPLVGVNNRNLHTFEVSLETTLDLLPRIPRDRLAITESGILNRADVELMEINEVYSFLVGEAFMRAEHPGLELQRLFFPERAVQNLVPGLD, from the coding sequence ATGAGTGTACCGACGGTTCTGGAAAACATCCTGGCGCGCAAAGTTCAGGAAGTCGCTGAGCGAAGTGCGCGAGTCAGCCTGGCCGAGCTCGAGCGTCTTGCCGCCGCTGCGGATGCACCGCGCGGCTTTGCCAATGCGCTGATCGAACAGGCCAAGCGCAAGCAGCCGGCAGTCATCGCCGAGATCAAGAAGGCCTCTCCGAGCAAGGGTGTCATTCGTGAGAACTTCGTGCCCGCGGACATCGCAGTCAGTTATGAGAAGGGCGGTGCGACCTGCCTGTCGGTGCTGACAGACATCGACTACTTCCAGGGTGCCGACGTTTACCTGCAGCAGGCCCGTGCAGCTTGCAAGTTACCCGTGATCCGCAAGGACTTCATGGTCGATCCTTACCAGATCGTTGAAGCACGTGCCCTGGGCGCAGATTGTGTATTGTTGATCGTTTCGGCGCTCGATGATGTGAAGATGGCCGAGCTGGCCGCGACTGCGAAAAGTGTCGGTCTGGATGTACTGGTCGAAGTCCATGATGGCGATGAGCTGGAGCGGGCATTGAAAACCCTCGACACGCCGCTGGTCGGCGTAAACAACCGTAACCTGCATACTTTTGAGGTCAGTCTGGAAACCACGCTTGACCTGCTGCCGCGAATTCCTCGCGACCGTCTGGCCATTACCGAGAGCGGTATCCTCAATCGCGCGGATGTCGAGTTAATGGAAATCAACGAGGTGTACTCGTTCCTGGTCGGTGAAGCGTTCATGCGCGCCGAGCATCCTGGCCTGGAGCTGCAGCGTCTGTTCTTCCCCGAGCGCGCCGTACAGAACCTGGTGCCAGGACTGGACTGA